A genome region from Halorubellus sp. JP-L1 includes the following:
- a CDS encoding DUF5786 family protein: MSMGAYDEDEYERREEKSTHVDADFDDERTVYHGEVEYDAGDSTEELLDQFKELQDE; encoded by the coding sequence ATGTCGATGGGTGCTTACGACGAAGACGAATACGAACGCCGCGAGGAGAAGTCCACGCACGTCGACGCGGACTTCGACGACGAGCGGACGGTCTACCACGGGGAGGTCGAGTACGACGCCGGGGACTCCACCGAGGAACTCCTCGACCAGTTCAAGGAACTCCAGGACGAGTAG
- a CDS encoding aminotransferase class V-fold PLP-dependent enzyme: MSTQDADGLDVAAIREDFPILEREFNGNDLVYLDNAATSQTPDQVVDEIARYYREYNANVHRGLHQLSQEASIAYEDAHDTVAEFVGASGGREEIVFTKNTTESMNVVASSWGLSELGPGDEVVLTEMEHHAALVTWQQVCKKTGAECKFIRTTDDGQLDMDHARELIGEDTKMVSAVHVSNTLGCINPVGELADLAHDHDAYVFVDGAQAAPNRPVDVEAIDADFYAFSGHKMCGPTGVGVLYGKQHLLEAMEPYLYGGMMIRKVTFEDSTWNDLPWKFEAGTPPICEGIALGYAINYLEDLGMENVRRHEERLAAYAYDRLTEMDDVDVYGPSPEQGRTGLVSFNLGDVHAHDLSSILNDYAVAIRAGDHCTQPLHDELGVAASARASFYVYNTEEEVDKLVEAIEGARELFA, translated from the coding sequence ATGAGTACGCAGGACGCCGACGGACTCGACGTGGCGGCCATCCGCGAGGACTTCCCCATCCTCGAGCGCGAGTTCAACGGCAACGACCTCGTCTACCTCGACAACGCCGCGACCTCGCAGACGCCCGACCAGGTCGTCGACGAGATCGCGCGGTACTACCGCGAGTACAACGCGAACGTCCACCGCGGCCTCCACCAGCTCAGCCAGGAGGCGTCGATCGCGTACGAGGACGCTCACGACACGGTCGCCGAGTTCGTCGGCGCGAGCGGCGGCCGCGAGGAGATCGTGTTCACGAAGAACACGACCGAGAGCATGAACGTCGTCGCGTCGTCGTGGGGGCTCTCCGAGCTCGGTCCCGGCGACGAGGTCGTCCTCACGGAGATGGAGCACCACGCCGCGCTCGTCACGTGGCAGCAGGTCTGCAAGAAGACCGGCGCGGAGTGCAAGTTCATCCGGACGACCGACGACGGCCAGCTCGACATGGATCACGCCCGCGAACTGATCGGCGAGGACACGAAGATGGTCTCGGCCGTCCACGTCTCGAACACGCTCGGGTGCATCAATCCCGTCGGCGAACTCGCCGACCTCGCGCACGACCACGACGCGTACGTCTTCGTCGACGGCGCGCAGGCCGCGCCGAACCGGCCCGTGGACGTCGAGGCCATCGACGCCGACTTCTACGCCTTCTCCGGCCACAAGATGTGCGGCCCCACCGGCGTCGGCGTCCTCTACGGCAAGCAGCACCTCCTCGAGGCGATGGAGCCGTACCTCTACGGCGGCATGATGATCCGGAAGGTCACCTTCGAGGACTCGACGTGGAACGACCTCCCCTGGAAGTTCGAGGCCGGCACCCCCCCGATCTGCGAGGGGATCGCGCTCGGGTACGCCATCAACTACCTCGAGGACCTCGGGATGGAGAACGTCCGGCGCCACGAGGAGCGCCTCGCCGCGTACGCGTACGACCGCCTCACCGAGATGGACGACGTCGACGTGTACGGGCCCAGCCCCGAGCAGGGCCGCACCGGCCTCGTGTCGTTCAACCTCGGGGACGTGCACGCGCACGACCTCTCCAGCATCCTGAACGACTACGCGGTCGCCATCCGCGCCGGCGACCACTGCACGCAACCGCTGCACGACGAACTCGGCGTCGCCGCCAGCGCCCGCGCGAGCTTCTACGTCTACAACACCGAGGAAGAAGTCGACAAGCTCGTCGAGGCCATCGAGGGCGCACGCGAACTGTTCGCCTGA
- a CDS encoding NAD(P)H-binding protein, producing the protein MRVLVTGATGFVGGELIPALIAADHDVVALVRDREDYPGTEVEVHEGDLLDPETLDGAFDDVDVAYYLVHSMRSGEDFAERDERAAENFVDAADAAGVERVVYLGGLGEEGEDLSEHLASRRAVESVLRSGEFGLTTLRAAIIVGAGSVSFQMITQLVGRLPVMITPRWVNTPCQPIAVSDVVGYLTGVLTRPHTAGETYEIGGPEVLTYREMLERTADAMGKRLFVIPVPVLTPRLSAYWVSIVSDVPKSVAYPLIDGLKNPVVVEDDRLAEEIDVALTPFDSAVRRALSRSGSGGGSPLQGGRPGIQ; encoded by the coding sequence ATGCGCGTGCTGGTGACCGGAGCGACGGGATTCGTCGGCGGCGAGTTGATACCCGCACTCATCGCGGCCGACCACGACGTCGTCGCGCTGGTCCGCGACCGCGAGGACTACCCGGGGACCGAGGTCGAGGTCCACGAGGGCGACCTCCTCGACCCCGAGACGCTCGACGGCGCGTTCGACGACGTCGACGTCGCGTACTACCTCGTGCACTCGATGCGCTCGGGCGAGGACTTCGCCGAACGCGACGAGCGAGCGGCCGAGAACTTCGTCGACGCCGCCGACGCCGCTGGCGTCGAGCGCGTCGTCTACCTCGGCGGCCTCGGCGAAGAGGGCGAGGACCTCAGCGAGCACCTCGCGTCCCGGCGAGCCGTCGAGTCCGTCCTCCGGAGCGGCGAGTTCGGGTTGACGACGCTCCGCGCGGCGATCATCGTCGGCGCCGGCTCCGTGAGCTTCCAGATGATAACGCAACTCGTCGGGCGGCTCCCCGTGATGATCACGCCCCGGTGGGTGAACACGCCGTGTCAACCCATCGCCGTGAGCGACGTCGTCGGCTACCTCACGGGCGTCCTCACCCGCCCGCACACCGCCGGCGAGACCTACGAGATCGGCGGGCCGGAGGTCCTGACGTACCGCGAGATGCTCGAACGCACCGCCGACGCGATGGGGAAACGCCTCTTCGTGATCCCCGTCCCGGTATTGACGCCCCGGCTGTCTGCGTACTGGGTGTCCATCGTGAGCGACGTCCCGAAGTCCGTCGCGTACCCGCTCATCGACGGCCTGAAGAACCCCGTCGTCGTCGAGGACGACCGGCTCGCCGAGGAGATCGACGTGGCGCTGACGCCGTTCGACTCCGCGGTCCGCCGCGCGCTCTCGCGGTCCGGGAGCGGCGGCGGCAGTCCACTCCAGGGCGGGAGGCCGGGCATACAGTGA
- a CDS encoding tetratricopeptide repeat protein gives MTEENPDRDHEYSSGQGFDDPYAEFDIDPPELDVDPDKVDPVDSRVVTDLLDRANTNTDSVDANELLDVGLNYVAINRYEQAVDTFARVAQFTDDDRLEQEAWVNKGASHAELEEWDEAIGAYKQALGIDDESEHAASAETNLAYALWESGDVSRALEHAERAVEIDDRFAQAWYNRGFFLAERGLSEDAVQSFDNAIRLGMRNSQILEEKARALEDLGEDERAEEVAEEAEALRETAEEQMVEEMGGGAPGAGAGANAPDELRGEDPRPDPNEDSRTGSGDDSRGGPGGGGPL, from the coding sequence ATGACCGAGGAGAACCCCGACCGCGACCACGAGTACTCCTCCGGACAGGGGTTCGACGACCCCTACGCCGAGTTCGACATCGACCCGCCCGAACTCGACGTCGACCCGGACAAGGTCGACCCCGTGGACAGTCGCGTCGTCACGGACTTGCTCGACCGAGCGAACACGAACACCGACAGCGTCGACGCGAACGAACTGCTGGACGTCGGCCTGAACTACGTCGCCATCAACCGCTACGAGCAGGCCGTCGACACGTTCGCCCGCGTCGCCCAGTTCACGGACGACGACCGACTCGAACAGGAGGCGTGGGTGAACAAGGGCGCGTCCCACGCGGAACTCGAGGAGTGGGACGAGGCCATCGGCGCGTACAAGCAAGCGCTGGGCATCGACGACGAGAGCGAGCACGCCGCGAGCGCGGAGACGAACCTCGCGTACGCGCTCTGGGAGTCCGGGGACGTCTCCCGGGCGCTCGAGCACGCCGAGCGCGCCGTCGAGATCGACGACCGGTTCGCGCAGGCGTGGTACAACCGCGGGTTCTTCCTCGCGGAACGCGGTCTGTCCGAGGACGCCGTGCAGAGCTTCGACAACGCCATCCGCCTCGGGATGCGTAACTCCCAGATCCTCGAGGAGAAGGCGCGGGCGCTCGAGGACCTCGGCGAGGACGAGCGCGCGGAGGAGGTCGCCGAGGAGGCCGAGGCGCTCCGCGAGACCGCCGAAGAGCAGATGGTCGAAGAGATGGGCGGCGGCGCACCGGGTGCTGGCGCGGGTGCGAACGCCCCGGACGAACTCCGCGGCGAGGACCCCCGACCGGACCCGAACGAGGACTCCCGCACGGGCTCGGGCGACGACTCGCGGGGTGGCCCCGGCGGCGGTGGTCCGCTGTGA
- a CDS encoding YkgJ family cysteine cluster protein, with translation MRVNCEGCAGCCVDWRALSATPDDHERVGPDRPLDDVYNLVPLTRDEVRAFVDAGYGDALTPRVWAHDVDGETDAGSDETGDGREDDGGRSVRVDGFDVAAVAGRPAFFVGLRKPPKPVAPVGVDDAHWLPTCAFLDPESLQCRIHGDDLYPDECATYPGRNLLLDVETGCERVEAEFGAPGDRLVEDAVPDDADPLLGPQAVGGKVFAHPDPAALSGRVERIAAGEPTAADRAEFVATAAGASPGTVRRNDDAYREYRERALDADSWVGQAIDDWTDRADRDPPDPGLGEAVEDDRGAPGTPGWD, from the coding sequence ATGCGCGTGAACTGCGAGGGCTGCGCTGGCTGTTGCGTCGACTGGCGCGCGCTCTCGGCGACGCCAGACGACCACGAGCGCGTCGGCCCGGACCGGCCGCTCGACGACGTCTACAACCTCGTGCCGCTCACTCGCGACGAGGTCCGCGCGTTCGTCGACGCCGGCTACGGCGACGCCCTGACGCCGCGAGTCTGGGCGCACGACGTCGACGGCGAGACCGACGCTGGCTCCGACGAGACCGGCGACGGCCGCGAGGACGACGGCGGTCGGTCGGTGCGCGTCGACGGGTTCGACGTCGCCGCGGTCGCCGGCCGGCCCGCGTTCTTCGTCGGCCTCCGGAAGCCACCGAAGCCCGTCGCACCCGTCGGCGTCGACGACGCCCACTGGCTCCCGACGTGCGCGTTCCTCGATCCCGAATCGCTCCAGTGCCGCATCCACGGCGACGACCTGTATCCCGACGAGTGCGCGACTTACCCCGGCCGGAACCTCCTGCTCGACGTCGAGACCGGGTGCGAGCGCGTCGAAGCCGAGTTCGGCGCGCCCGGCGACCGCCTCGTCGAGGACGCCGTGCCCGACGACGCCGACCCCCTCCTCGGGCCGCAGGCCGTCGGCGGGAAGGTATTCGCCCACCCCGACCCGGCCGCGTTGTCGGGCCGCGTCGAGCGGATCGCAGCGGGCGAGCCGACCGCCGCCGACCGCGCGGAGTTCGTCGCGACCGCCGCCGGCGCCAGCCCCGGCACCGTCCGGCGGAACGACGACGCCTACCGCGAGTACCGCGAGCGCGCGCTCGACGCCGACTCCTGGGTCGGGCAAGCCATCGACGACTGGACGGATCGCGCCGACCGCGACCCCCCCGACCCCGGCCTCGGCGAGGCCGTCGAGGACGACCGCGGCGCCCCCGGCACGCCCGGTTGGGACTGA
- a CDS encoding DUF5784 family protein, with amino-acid sequence MARPLRFRYSQGRWTDQQVRQQILSPLDDNLGATLRTPHYRPPDGWTANRFEMDNGDLALFVYDDDEAYWLGNTETPSTLWRTDKRDWDEVPYPIHRWAQRELLADLAVEAPWTTEYPHVAWFFLPVLMSKDGRHTTREFLHDHACGFPDADPEDALAFLERVLRTGILDDERHVMAGKLGTSEYLDLTRMASAVAEYVAAWVLHEAGYEVVPEIDVAGGYSLDYRAVEPDGTSTLVEVTRPLPPQDRSANNPVTAVRETAQTKTTGQLEAHGGGVTLFVDCSSYPDDQWAAVRGERPDVHHRPALVYRTRPDGSVEGYTKGSVPLDLSAIVDVLATD; translated from the coding sequence GTGGCACGCCCGCTTCGCTTCCGGTACTCGCAGGGCCGCTGGACCGACCAGCAGGTCCGCCAGCAGATCCTCTCGCCGCTCGACGACAACCTCGGCGCGACGCTACGCACGCCGCACTACCGGCCGCCCGACGGGTGGACCGCGAACCGGTTCGAGATGGACAACGGCGACCTGGCGCTGTTCGTCTACGACGACGACGAGGCGTACTGGCTCGGGAATACGGAGACGCCGAGCACGCTCTGGCGGACCGACAAGCGCGACTGGGACGAGGTCCCGTACCCGATCCATCGGTGGGCGCAGCGCGAGCTGCTCGCGGACCTCGCGGTCGAAGCGCCGTGGACGACCGAGTACCCGCACGTCGCGTGGTTCTTCCTCCCCGTCCTGATGAGCAAGGACGGCCGCCATACGACGCGTGAGTTCCTCCACGACCACGCCTGCGGGTTCCCGGACGCCGACCCCGAGGACGCGCTCGCGTTCCTCGAACGCGTCCTGCGGACGGGCATCCTCGACGACGAACGGCACGTGATGGCGGGGAAGCTCGGGACGAGCGAGTACCTGGACCTGACGCGGATGGCGTCGGCGGTCGCGGAGTACGTCGCCGCATGGGTCCTCCACGAGGCAGGGTACGAGGTCGTTCCGGAGATCGACGTCGCCGGCGGGTACAGTCTCGACTATCGAGCCGTCGAACCCGACGGCACGAGCACCCTCGTGGAGGTGACGCGACCGCTCCCGCCCCAGGATCGCTCGGCGAACAACCCCGTCACCGCTGTCCGCGAGACCGCGCAGACGAAGACGACCGGCCAACTGGAGGCCCACGGTGGCGGCGTGACGCTGTTCGTGGACTGCTCGAGCTACCCCGACGACCAGTGGGCGGCCGTCCGCGGGGAGCGCCCGGACGTCCACCACCGGCCGGCGCTCGTCTACCGGACGCGCCCCGACGGCAGCGTCGAGGGGTACACGAAGGGCTCGGTCCCGCTCGACCTCTCGGCCATCGTCGACGTGCTCGCTACCGACTGA
- a CDS encoding ATP-dependent DNA helicase — MDLDRIFEAFPAPSYRGNQEQALRDIRAAFESGNDVVLVRAPTGSGKSLLARAIAGCADKVDEVAPSEAAGAYYTTPQVSQLDDVEGDALLDDLSIIRGKSNYDCILPGETETPVDRAPCVRESGYDCSIQHRCPYFSDRAIASNRSIAAMTLAYFMQTAGSEVFRKRDVVVIDEAHGLAEWAEMYATVELSPETVPMWDDLKIPDLDGDVERAARFADSLRGTATRRKDDLLVEKELTPEQAAERDRLQELISELGWFVDDYRDRESATEWVVDQADGEGSPANVKPMNPERYLSHTVWERGNKFALLSATMLDKDAFCRGVGLDPSRVALVDVGHTFPVENRPLYDVTQGKMTYEHRDETIPKVARLIVQLMQRHPDEKGLVHCHSYAIQEQLREHLRDLGVGERVRAHGKADRDAELDVWKARSDPELFLSVKMEEALDLEGDLCRWQVLCKAPYLNTGDSRVAHRLEQGQWAWYYRAALRTVIQACGRVVRSPEDVGHTYVADASLLDLFERARTDMPDWFAAQVDRMSTPSLPDLSAREALAGMGGGRRSSSSTTTGGSGDGGDGNGGGDGDGTGGDGSDGYSRGRRRSRKQGSEMADVWNHD, encoded by the coding sequence GTGGACCTGGACCGCATCTTCGAGGCGTTCCCCGCGCCCTCCTACCGCGGGAACCAGGAGCAGGCGCTCCGGGACATCAGGGCGGCGTTCGAGTCGGGGAACGACGTCGTCCTGGTGCGTGCGCCGACGGGGAGCGGGAAGTCCCTGCTCGCGCGAGCGATCGCGGGCTGTGCCGACAAGGTGGACGAGGTCGCGCCGAGCGAGGCGGCGGGTGCGTACTACACGACGCCGCAGGTCAGCCAGCTCGACGACGTCGAGGGCGACGCGTTGCTCGACGACCTCTCGATCATCCGCGGGAAGTCGAACTACGACTGCATCCTCCCCGGGGAGACCGAGACGCCCGTCGACCGCGCGCCGTGCGTGCGCGAGTCCGGATACGACTGCTCGATCCAGCACCGCTGTCCGTACTTCTCGGATCGCGCGATCGCCTCCAACAGGTCGATCGCGGCGATGACGCTCGCGTACTTCATGCAGACCGCGGGCTCGGAGGTGTTCCGCAAGCGCGACGTGGTCGTGATCGACGAGGCCCACGGGCTCGCGGAGTGGGCTGAGATGTACGCGACCGTGGAACTGTCGCCGGAGACCGTCCCGATGTGGGACGACCTGAAGATCCCGGACCTCGACGGGGACGTCGAGCGTGCGGCGCGGTTCGCTGACAGCCTCCGCGGGACCGCGACCCGCCGGAAGGACGACCTGCTCGTCGAGAAGGAGTTGACGCCCGAGCAGGCGGCCGAACGCGACCGCTTGCAGGAACTCATCTCCGAACTCGGGTGGTTCGTGGACGACTACCGCGACCGCGAGAGCGCGACGGAGTGGGTGGTCGACCAGGCCGACGGCGAGGGATCGCCGGCGAACGTCAAGCCGATGAATCCCGAGCGGTACCTGAGCCACACCGTCTGGGAGCGCGGGAACAAGTTCGCGCTCCTGTCGGCGACGATGCTCGACAAGGACGCGTTCTGCCGGGGCGTCGGCCTCGACCCGTCGCGGGTCGCGCTCGTCGACGTCGGGCACACGTTCCCCGTGGAGAACCGACCGCTGTACGACGTCACGCAGGGGAAGATGACGTACGAGCACCGCGACGAGACCATCCCGAAGGTCGCGCGACTGATCGTCCAGTTGATGCAGCGTCACCCCGACGAGAAGGGGCTCGTGCACTGTCACAGCTACGCGATCCAGGAGCAGTTGCGCGAGCACCTCCGGGACCTCGGCGTCGGCGAGCGCGTGCGAGCGCACGGCAAAGCGGACCGGGACGCGGAACTGGACGTCTGGAAGGCCCGGAGCGACCCGGAGCTGTTCCTCTCGGTGAAGATGGAGGAGGCGCTGGACCTGGAGGGCGACCTCTGTCGCTGGCAGGTGCTCTGCAAGGCCCCCTACCTCAACACGGGCGATTCGCGCGTCGCACATCGCTTAGAGCAGGGCCAGTGGGCGTGGTACTACCGCGCGGCGCTCCGGACGGTCATTCAGGCCTGCGGTAGGGTCGTGCGGTCGCCGGAGGACGTCGGGCACACGTACGTCGCGGACGCGAGCCTGCTCGACCTGTTCGAGCGCGCGCGAACGGACATGCCGGACTGGTTCGCGGCGCAGGTCGACCGCATGAGTACGCCGTCGCTCCCGGACCTCTCCGCTCGCGAGGCGCTCGCGGGCATGGGCGGCGGCCGGCGGTCGTCCTCGTCGACGACGACCGGCGGGAGCGGTGACGGTGGCGACGGCAACGGCGGTGGCGACGGCGACGGGACCGGCGGCGACGGGAGCGACGGCTACTCGCGGGGACGGCGGCGCTCGCGCAAGCAGGGCTCGGAGATGGCGGACGTCTGGAATCACGACTAG
- a CDS encoding DJ-1/PfpI family protein: protein MPKQILMIVGDFGEDLEIMVPFQALQMVGHEVDAVCPEKEAGDAIKTAVHDFRGDQTYLEERGHDFELNATMSDVDPSEYDALVVPGGRAPEYLRTYDEVLETVRHFFEEDKPVASLCHGPQILAAADVLDGYEMTSYPAVQAEVKAAGCSWVDETTTDGNLVTGQAWPDHPEWLAQFMALLGDEVTHDDAAVAADDD from the coding sequence ATGCCCAAGCAGATACTGATGATCGTCGGGGACTTCGGCGAAGACCTCGAGATCATGGTGCCGTTCCAGGCGCTCCAGATGGTCGGCCACGAGGTCGACGCCGTCTGCCCGGAGAAGGAAGCCGGTGACGCGATCAAGACCGCAGTCCATGACTTCCGCGGCGACCAGACGTACCTCGAGGAGCGCGGCCACGACTTCGAGCTGAACGCGACGATGAGCGACGTCGACCCGAGCGAGTACGACGCCCTCGTCGTCCCCGGCGGTCGCGCACCCGAGTACCTCCGGACGTACGACGAAGTACTGGAGACGGTTCGGCACTTCTTCGAGGAAGACAAGCCGGTCGCGTCGCTCTGTCACGGCCCGCAGATCCTCGCCGCCGCGGACGTCCTCGACGGCTACGAGATGACGAGCTACCCAGCCGTCCAGGCCGAGGTCAAGGCCGCGGGCTGCTCGTGGGTCGACGAGACGACGACCGACGGGAACCTCGTCACCGGCCAGGCCTGGCCCGACCACCCCGAGTGGCTCGCGCAGTTCATGGCCCTCCTCGGTGACGAGGTCACGCACGACGACGCCGCCGTGGCCGCAGACGACGACTGA
- a CDS encoding HD domain-containing protein, which translates to MDETAVRDAAREYFDGLSPCHDVQHVRRVVATAKRLADATERGEHGPARDVDRDVLVAAAWLHDVGRAKESRGEIDDHAAWGASESRTVLRDLGERDDAFLDAVAHCVRAHRFSNDVEPETLEAELLCDADNLDATGAVGVARVFAYAGEYGNTLHDPDLPPAADDSPAGETSFNHFHKKILELADRTYTPAGRALAADRQAYVEEFLDRFEREARGDA; encoded by the coding sequence ATGGACGAGACTGCCGTCCGCGACGCCGCCCGCGAGTACTTCGACGGGCTGTCGCCGTGTCACGACGTCCAGCACGTCCGCCGGGTCGTCGCGACCGCGAAGCGACTCGCGGACGCGACCGAGCGCGGCGAGCACGGCCCGGCTCGCGACGTCGACCGGGACGTCCTCGTCGCCGCCGCGTGGCTGCACGACGTCGGGCGAGCGAAGGAGTCCCGCGGCGAGATCGACGACCACGCCGCGTGGGGCGCGAGCGAATCCCGTACCGTCCTCCGCGACCTCGGCGAGCGCGACGACGCGTTCCTGGACGCGGTCGCGCACTGCGTGCGCGCCCACCGGTTCTCGAACGACGTCGAACCCGAGACCCTCGAGGCCGAACTGCTCTGCGACGCGGACAACCTCGACGCGACCGGCGCCGTCGGCGTCGCTCGCGTCTTCGCGTACGCCGGCGAGTACGGGAACACGCTCCACGACCCCGACCTGCCGCCGGCGGCCGACGACTCGCCCGCCGGCGAGACGTCGTTCAACCACTTCCACAAGAAGATCCTCGAGCTCGCGGACCGAACGTACACGCCCGCCGGTCGCGCACTCGCCGCCGACCGGCAAGCGTACGTCGAGGAGTTCCTCGACCGCTTCGAGCGCGAAGCCCGCGGCGACGCCTGA
- a CDS encoding winged helix-turn-helix domain-containing protein has protein sequence MTDPADLSTVADLLADEHAQRILVATSVEPKSKTELAADCDASLQTVSRRVDDLDAADLVREETRARRDGHHDAVYVASLDRFEVRLRDGALEHDVARMDRDTTDELQRLWGKF, from the coding sequence ATGACCGACCCCGCCGACCTGTCGACCGTCGCCGACCTCCTCGCCGACGAGCACGCCCAGCGCATCCTCGTGGCGACGAGCGTGGAACCGAAGTCGAAGACCGAGCTCGCCGCGGACTGCGACGCGTCGCTCCAGACGGTGTCGCGTCGCGTCGACGACCTCGACGCCGCCGACCTCGTGCGCGAGGAGACGCGCGCTCGACGCGACGGCCACCACGACGCCGTCTACGTCGCGAGTCTCGACCGCTTCGAGGTCCGTCTCCGCGACGGCGCGCTCGAACACGACGTCGCGCGGATGGACCGGGACACGACCGACGAACTGCAGCGCCTCTGGGGGAAGTTCTGA
- a CDS encoding DUF424 domain-containing protein, whose protein sequence is MLLSERETDEGLLVAACDSDVLGETFTDGEISLTVTEEFYGGDEVDADAVVDALQRADVANLVGTTTVEAAVDAGIVDDAAVLAVEDTLHAQVLRLG, encoded by the coding sequence ATGCTGCTCAGCGAACGCGAGACCGACGAGGGCTTGCTCGTCGCGGCCTGCGACAGCGACGTCCTCGGGGAGACGTTCACCGACGGCGAGATCTCGCTGACCGTCACCGAGGAGTTCTACGGCGGCGACGAGGTGGACGCGGACGCGGTCGTCGACGCCCTCCAGCGGGCGGACGTCGCGAACCTCGTCGGGACGACGACCGTCGAGGCGGCCGTCGACGCCGGCATCGTCGACGACGCGGCGGTGCTCGCGGTCGAGGACACCCTGCACGCACAGGTTCTCCGGCTCGGATAG
- a CDS encoding LVIVD repeat-containing protein: protein MPRPSTTSRVRRRHLLASLAALGTAGVGTANARIESSAPAARTASDGSTARTTSRREGTESTLEPTGALDLQGVAEVVVDDDGETAYCSLVDGFGVVDASDPANPTVLYEERGLTHDGEGPMESIMDVKVSGDRLLVSGPNGYGGSLSGFFLYDVSDPANPERVAFHGTSFGPHNSYIDGEFVYLTGSGESGSPTVIYDVRDDDPEEVARWKAADADDAWAEAGRNYRQTHDVYVQDDVLYVAYWDAGTWLVDVSDPTDPSAIARLGGHDPEYLAGLGQIDPEFRELPGNSHYVQPNADASALFVGKEAWDAEETDRDGGPGGIECWDLSGSEPALRTVLRPPEPGPDEDEDAQWTSHNFGIDGDRLYTSWYGGGVRVYDVGDLANPRLLGGWRDPETTAFWAAKPVESGFVAASYADPRNSREEQRAGEGARFYVFPEPDGEDAEPARTMERRAFPDLEDDGGEGAGTTTTDPTTAPDTSTASDTSTDPGTVTTGGTGGATTDGDGGATADGGGETTTSTGDGTTVADDSGSIPGFGALTAIAGGGFGLWRLLGNDTDGDGHGSDGEGADDA from the coding sequence ATGCCACGGCCCTCCACCACCAGTCGCGTCCGTCGTCGCCACCTGCTCGCGAGTCTCGCCGCGCTCGGGACCGCCGGCGTCGGCACCGCAAATGCCCGCATCGAGAGTAGCGCTCCCGCCGCCCGAACCGCGAGCGACGGTAGCACTGCCCGCACTACGTCCCGCCGAGAGGGGACGGAATCGACGCTCGAACCCACCGGCGCGCTCGACCTCCAGGGGGTCGCGGAGGTGGTCGTCGACGACGACGGCGAGACGGCGTACTGCTCGCTCGTCGACGGGTTCGGCGTCGTCGACGCGAGCGACCCCGCGAACCCGACCGTGCTGTACGAGGAGCGCGGACTCACGCACGACGGCGAGGGGCCGATGGAGTCCATCATGGACGTGAAGGTGTCCGGCGACCGCCTGCTCGTCTCCGGGCCGAACGGGTACGGCGGGTCCCTCTCGGGGTTCTTCCTCTACGACGTGAGCGACCCCGCGAACCCAGAGCGCGTCGCGTTCCACGGGACGTCGTTCGGGCCGCACAACTCGTACATAGACGGCGAGTTCGTCTACCTCACGGGGAGCGGCGAATCGGGGTCGCCGACCGTGATATACGACGTGCGCGACGACGACCCCGAGGAGGTCGCGCGCTGGAAGGCCGCGGACGCCGACGACGCGTGGGCCGAGGCCGGCCGGAACTACCGGCAGACGCACGACGTCTACGTCCAGGACGACGTGCTGTACGTGGCGTACTGGGACGCGGGGACGTGGCTCGTCGACGTCTCGGACCCGACGGACCCGTCGGCGATCGCGCGCCTGGGCGGGCACGACCCCGAGTACCTCGCGGGACTCGGTCAGATCGACCCGGAGTTCCGGGAACTCCCCGGGAACAGCCACTACGTGCAGCCGAACGCGGACGCGTCCGCGCTGTTCGTCGGGAAGGAGGCCTGGGACGCCGAGGAGACCGACCGCGACGGCGGCCCGGGCGGCATCGAATGCTGGGACCTCTCGGGGAGCGAGCCGGCGCTCCGGACGGTGCTCCGGCCGCCCGAGCCCGGCCCGGACGAGGACGAGGACGCCCAGTGGACGTCCCACAACTTCGGGATCGACGGCGACCGCCTCTACACGTCGTGGTACGGCGGCGGCGTGCGCGTCTACGACGTCGGCGACCTCGCGAATCCACGGCTCCTCGGCGGGTGGCGCGACCCGGAGACGACGGCATTCTGGGCGGCGAAACCGGTCGAATCGGGGTTCGTCGCGGCGAGCTACGCTGACCCCCGGAACTCGCGCGAGGAACAGCGAGCCGGCGAGGGGGCGCGCTTCTACGTGTTCCCGGAGCCCGACGGCGAGGACGCGGAACCGGCGCGGACGATGGAACGCCGCGCGTTCCCCGACCTCGAGGACGATGGGGGCGAGGGCGCTGGAACCACGACGACGGATCCGACGACCGCGCCGGACACGTCGACCGCGTCGGACACGTCGACCGATCCCGGCACGGTGACGACTGGCGGCACCGGCGGGGCGACGACGGACGGCGACGGTGGGGCGACGGCGGACGGCGGGGGCGAGACCACGACGAGTACCGGCGATGGAACGACGGTCGCCGACGACTCTGGGTCGATCCCCGGATTCGGTGCACTCACCGCGATCGCGGGCGGGGGATTCGGACTCTGGCGACTCCTCGGCAATGACACGGACGGCGACGGTCACGGGAGCGACGGCGAGGGCGCGGACGACGCGTGA